A window of Campylobacter lari subsp. lari contains these coding sequences:
- a CDS encoding NCS2 family permease: MNFFKLKEHNSDVKTEIYAGIATFLAMIYIIPVNANIMSNSGMPLEALIVATALVTIIATTINAFFSNTPVAMSVGMGLNAYFTFSVCNTYQVPWQTALGAVFLSGMIFTLLSFTNFRIWVIKSIPSDLRKAISAGIGVFIAFIGLSQMGVISKNEATLVGLGDFSSSNVLFGLFGLFLVFIFWAWKIKAAFILAVFVSALCAWIFGINGASFPEQIFSLPVISGENGLSAIFGQLDIMGALELSMIPVILTFFVTQLFDSVGTITGVGSRGKIFDDPKLGEKKLGKTLGADAASSALGSVVGTSTVTAFIESSAGVEAGGRTGLTALVTAICFIFTLFLLPVFKAIPANSIYPVLVLVGVLMFMEVANINFKDKSIAVSAFFIIIMMPLTYSITTGFAFGFIAYLFMRIMQKEFDKINLGIIVLSAISLLVFLLQFL, from the coding sequence ATGAATTTTTTTAAACTTAAAGAACACAATAGCGATGTAAAAACTGAAATTTATGCAGGAATTGCTACTTTTTTAGCGATGATTTATATTATACCAGTAAATGCCAATATAATGAGCAATTCTGGTATGCCTTTAGAAGCCTTGATAGTCGCAACAGCTTTGGTGACCATTATAGCTACAACTATCAATGCATTTTTTTCTAATACCCCAGTTGCAATGAGCGTTGGTATGGGTTTGAATGCTTATTTTACCTTTAGTGTTTGTAATACTTATCAAGTTCCATGGCAAACAGCACTTGGTGCGGTATTTTTATCAGGTATGATTTTTACTTTACTTTCTTTTACAAATTTTAGAATTTGGGTTATTAAAAGCATACCTAGTGATTTAAGAAAAGCTATTTCAGCAGGTATTGGAGTTTTTATAGCTTTTATTGGCTTATCTCAAATGGGTGTTATAAGTAAAAATGAAGCGACTTTGGTAGGTTTGGGCGATTTTTCAAGCTCTAATGTTTTATTTGGTTTATTTGGTTTATTTTTAGTTTTTATTTTTTGGGCTTGGAAAATTAAAGCTGCATTTATATTAGCTGTTTTTGTTAGCGCATTGTGCGCTTGGATTTTTGGTATAAATGGCGCAAGCTTTCCAGAGCAAATTTTTTCTTTGCCAGTAATTAGCGGAGAAAATGGCTTGAGTGCTATTTTTGGTCAGCTTGATATCATGGGAGCTTTAGAGCTTAGCATGATACCTGTGATTTTAACTTTTTTTGTTACTCAACTTTTTGATAGCGTAGGAACTATCACAGGAGTTGGTTCAAGGGGTAAAATTTTTGATGATCCAAAATTAGGCGAGAAAAAATTAGGAAAAACCTTAGGCGCTGATGCAGCAAGTTCTGCTTTGGGTTCTGTAGTTGGAACTTCAACCGTTACTGCATTTATAGAAAGTTCAGCTGGAGTTGAAGCAGGTGGAAGAACAGGACTTACAGCTTTAGTTACAGCAATTTGTTTTATTTTTACTTTGTTTTTGCTTCCTGTATTTAAGGCAATTCCAGCAAATTCTATCTATCCTGTTTTAGTTTTGGTTGGTGTTTTGATGTTTATGGAAGTTGCAAACATAAATTTCAAAGATAAATCCATAGCAGTGAGTGCATTTTTTATTATTATTATGATGCCACTAACTTATTCTATTACCACAGGTTTTGCTTTTGGTTTTATTGCGTATTTATTTATGCGTATCATGCAAAAAGAATTTGATAAAATCAATCTTGGTATTATTGTATTAAGTGCGATTTCATTGCTAGTATTTTTATTACAATTTTTATAG
- the glmS gene encoding glutamine--fructose-6-phosphate transaminase (isomerizing), translating into MCGIVGYIGTKEKKKIILEGLKELEYRGYDSAGIAVMKDGELDFFKAVGKLENLANKTAQFHSDGFGLAIGHTRWATHGKPTEINAHPHLGEYSCVIHNGIIENYQELKTKLTQEGINFLSQTDTEVIVHLFEYYASNFEPFEAFKKTIAELKGAFAILLVSKKDPSTIYFAKNAVPLIIGKNGDENEYYFASSDAPLVSLVDKVAYLEDGDYGYVNLNECKICHEQACIQPTFVALSQDKSYAQKDGYRFFMEKEIYEQSRVLGEVLMGRLQGEQIVFEDIDETLLQNIDKITLCACGTSYHAALSGAYLLERLAKVKTKVEVASEFRYREAIIGKNTLFVVISQSGETADTLEALKIAKAQGVKTLAICNVDNSNIVRLADISLLTRAGIEKGVASTKAFATQVATLWMLAIYLAQKANLDMSKEIKALRSLPSIVKVEQNLHEKVHRISKRYLHGHGFFFIGRDVFYPLALEGALKLKEISYLHAEGYPAGEMKHGPIALADSELFTVALMPQNCLYEKTKSNVEELAARDSTLLAISPLDFDLSDDFIRTSKQEHYMCEFFEMMVILQLLALEVSIRLGNDVDMPRNLAKSVTVE; encoded by the coding sequence ATGTGCGGAATAGTAGGTTATATAGGAACCAAAGAAAAGAAAAAAATCATATTAGAAGGCTTAAAAGAGCTTGAGTATAGAGGCTATGATAGCGCTGGTATAGCAGTGATGAAAGATGGGGAGTTAGACTTTTTTAAAGCGGTTGGGAAATTAGAAAATTTAGCCAATAAAACAGCACAATTTCACAGCGATGGCTTTGGACTTGCTATAGGTCATACGCGTTGGGCAACTCATGGAAAACCAACTGAAATAAACGCTCATCCGCATTTAGGCGAGTACTCTTGTGTAATACATAATGGAATCATAGAAAATTACCAAGAATTAAAAACAAAACTCACACAAGAAGGTATTAATTTTCTAAGTCAAACTGACACTGAAGTTATTGTACATTTATTTGAATACTATGCAAGTAATTTCGAACCATTTGAAGCTTTTAAAAAGACTATAGCTGAACTAAAAGGCGCTTTTGCAATCTTGCTTGTAAGTAAAAAAGATCCTAGTACTATTTATTTTGCTAAAAATGCTGTGCCACTCATCATCGGAAAAAATGGTGATGAAAATGAATATTATTTTGCATCAAGTGATGCGCCTTTAGTTTCTTTAGTGGATAAAGTAGCTTATCTTGAAGATGGAGATTATGGTTATGTTAATTTAAATGAATGCAAAATTTGTCATGAGCAAGCTTGCATACAACCTACTTTTGTGGCTTTAAGTCAAGATAAAAGTTATGCTCAAAAAGATGGTTATAGATTTTTCATGGAAAAAGAAATTTATGAGCAAAGTAGAGTTTTAGGCGAAGTTTTAATGGGACGCTTGCAAGGTGAGCAGATTGTTTTTGAAGATATAGATGAAACTCTTTTACAAAACATAGACAAAATAACACTTTGTGCTTGTGGCACAAGTTATCATGCAGCATTAAGCGGGGCTTATTTGCTAGAAAGACTTGCTAAAGTTAAAACCAAAGTTGAAGTAGCAAGTGAATTTAGATACAGAGAGGCTATTATAGGCAAAAATACTCTTTTTGTAGTGATTTCACAAAGTGGGGAAACTGCTGATACACTTGAAGCTTTAAAAATAGCAAAAGCACAAGGAGTTAAAACTTTAGCAATATGTAATGTGGATAATTCTAATATCGTGCGTTTGGCTGATATATCATTACTTACTAGAGCGGGCATTGAAAAAGGTGTGGCTTCAACTAAAGCTTTTGCCACTCAAGTGGCAACTTTATGGATGCTTGCAATCTATCTTGCACAAAAAGCAAATTTAGATATGAGCAAAGAAATCAAAGCTCTAAGAAGCTTACCAAGTATAGTTAAAGTTGAGCAAAACTTGCATGAAAAAGTACACAGAATTTCAAAAAGATACCTACATGGCCATGGCTTTTTCTTTATAGGAAGAGATGTATTTTATCCACTAGCATTAGAAGGGGCTTTAAAATTAAAAGAAATTTCATACTTGCATGCTGAAGGATATCCAGCAGGTGAAATGAAACATGGGCCTATTGCTCTAGCAGATAGCGAACTTTTTACCGTTGCACTAATGCCACAAAATTGCCTTTATGAAAAAACCAAATCAAATGTAGAAGAATTAGCTGCAAGGGATTCTACCTTACTTGCTATTTCTCCACTTGATTTTGACTTAAGCGATGATTTTATAAGAACTTCAAAACAAGAGCACTATATGTGTGAATTTTTTGAAATGATGGTGATCTTACAGCTTCTTGCTTTAGAAGTTTCTATAAGACTTGGCAATGATGTAGATATGCCAAGAAATTTAGCAAAAAGTGTTACTGTAGAATAA
- the mqnE gene encoding aminofutalosine synthase MqnE, with product MQTIIEKLENQERLNEEEANKLWDLDLFTLGKYAQKIRTNLHGKKVYFNVNRHINPTNICADTCKFCAFSAHRKNPNPYTMTHEEIMKIVDETVLRDTKEIHIVSAHNKNTSWQWYLEIFKMIKQKYPFLHIKALTAAEVDFLSRTFNMSYEEVIDKMLEYGVDSMPGGGAEIFDEEIRKKICHGKVSSQNWLKIHQLWHEKGRLSNATMLFGHIEERKHRINHMIRLRNLQDQTKGFNAFIPLVWQQDNSFITGKKPLGSIEILKTLAIARIVLDNIKNIKAYWATMGINLAMVAQDFGANDLDGTIEKESIQSAGGAKSSNGLNLNTFIQMIQSSGYIAIERDSLYNELKTY from the coding sequence ATGCAAACAATTATAGAAAAACTAGAAAATCAAGAAAGATTAAACGAAGAAGAAGCTAACAAGCTTTGGGATTTAGATCTTTTTACTCTTGGAAAATATGCTCAAAAAATTCGCACAAATTTACATGGAAAAAAGGTTTATTTTAATGTAAATCGCCATATAAATCCAACCAATATATGCGCTGATACTTGTAAATTTTGTGCTTTTTCAGCTCATAGAAAAAATCCAAATCCTTACACTATGACTCATGAAGAAATCATGAAAATAGTTGATGAGACGGTTTTAAGAGACACCAAAGAAATTCATATTGTTTCAGCTCATAATAAAAATACCTCATGGCAGTGGTATTTAGAAATTTTTAAAATGATTAAGCAAAAATATCCATTTTTGCATATTAAAGCTCTAACTGCTGCTGAGGTTGATTTTTTAAGTAGAACTTTTAATATGAGTTATGAAGAAGTGATAGATAAAATGCTTGAATATGGCGTTGATTCTATGCCAGGTGGTGGGGCTGAAATTTTTGATGAAGAAATTAGAAAAAAAATTTGTCATGGTAAAGTAAGTAGCCAAAATTGGCTAAAAATTCATCAACTTTGGCATGAAAAAGGAAGATTAAGCAATGCTACTATGCTTTTTGGGCATATAGAAGAAAGAAAACATAGAATTAATCATATGATAAGATTAAGAAATCTTCAAGATCAAACCAAAGGTTTTAACGCTTTTATTCCACTAGTTTGGCAACAAGATAATAGCTTTATAACAGGCAAAAAACCACTAGGCTCTATAGAAATTTTAAAAACCTTAGCCATTGCAAGAATCGTGCTTGATAATATTAAAAATATCAAAGCTTATTGGGCAACTATGGGGATAAATTTAGCCATGGTAGCGCAAGATTTTGGCGCAAATGATTTAGATGGTACTATAGAAAAAGAAAGCATACAAAGTGCAGGTGGAGCAAAAAGCTCAAATGGCTTAAATTTAAATACCTTTATACAAATGATACAAAGCTCAGGTTATATCGCCATAGAGCGAGATAGTTTGTATAATGAATTAAAAACTTATTAA
- a CDS encoding phosphoribosyltransferase, with protein sequence MYYYAYEEFQKEIIPFTRKIKEEFNPDVLLAIARGGMTLGHFLAEGMGNRNLFSLNSIHYEDTQKLDTIKIFNIPDLSSYKKILLVDDIIDSGETMIEIKRVLMEKYPHLELKVASVFYKPSALLIPEFCVKEAKEWIKFFWSIEV encoded by the coding sequence ATGTATTATTATGCTTATGAAGAATTTCAAAAAGAAATTATTCCTTTTACGCGTAAAATAAAAGAGGAATTTAACCCCGATGTTTTACTTGCCATTGCAAGAGGTGGTATGACTTTGGGTCATTTTTTGGCAGAAGGTATGGGAAATAGAAATTTATTTTCTTTAAATTCAATTCATTATGAAGATACTCAAAAATTAGATACTATTAAAATCTTTAATATCCCAGATCTTAGTTCATATAAGAAAATTCTTTTGGTAGATGATATTATAGATAGCGGTGAAACCATGATAGAAATAAAAAGGGTATTAATGGAAAAATATCCTCATTTAGAATTAAAAGTTGCTAGTGTGTTTTATAAGCCATCAGCCTTGCTAATACCTGAATTTTGTGTTAAAGAAGCTAAAGAGTGGATAAAATTCTTTTGGAGTATAGAGGTTTAA